The genomic window TACGAACCCATCCTTGGCAAAATGAAAAGAATCTGAAAAAAAGAAAAAAGTGGGATACGGTGGCTTTAGCTGAACTCGTTTCTCGAGATCGCCACAAGTATAAGGCCAATTAATCCCAAAATCGATCCCAAAAGCCAAGGACCGATCGTCAGAAGGGCAAGCACGCCGCCGACAACTGCAAATCCCCATTTCTTCCTCCTAATTGCAAATATCCCACCTATCACCGCGATGAGACCTATGATGAACCAGATAACTCCGCATGCAGTGAGGATGCCCTCCAACCCAGCTACAATGTCGGGACCATACATGTCTTCGATCATTTCCATGATCTCGCCAGAAAGAACTGCTAAAGACAATCCTACTATGACCCCCATTAAGCCTGAGATGATGATCAAAACTCCTCCAACAACCGGCTTTGCTGTAATTGGCTTGACACCAGAAGGCGGCTTCTCTTTAGCCGTCGGCACTGTCTTTGCTGCCTCAGGCTTTATCCTGTAGCCACAGTAGGGACAAACGTTGGCATCCATCGGAACTCCATGCCGACAACTGGGACAGGTTGCATCAATGATCTCATTATATGGACGTTCCTCCATATAGGTACCTCCGTCACCCTTGTATGGGCAAGAAGATATTCTCTTTTCTCTATTTATAATGGCATGCTGAGATGGAACAAAATTGCGAAATCTCTGCGGAATTATACC from Methanomassiliicoccales archaeon includes these protein-coding regions:
- a CDS encoding zinc ribbon domain-containing protein gives rise to the protein MEERPYNEIIDATCPSCRHGVPMDANVCPYCGYRIKPEAAKTVPTAKEKPPSGVKPITAKPVVGGVLIIISGLMGVIVGLSLAVLSGEIMEMIEDMYGPDIVAGLEGILTACGVIWFIIGLIAVIGGIFAIRRKKWGFAVVGGVLALLTIGPWLLGSILGLIGLILVAISRNEFS